In one Cyclopterus lumpus isolate fCycLum1 chromosome 22, fCycLum1.pri, whole genome shotgun sequence genomic region, the following are encoded:
- the ap4s1 gene encoding AP-4 complex subunit sigma-1, with protein sequence MIKFMLMVNRQGQTRLSRFYQPVELSRRTQLEADVVRCCLSRKKDQCSFVEYKDFKLVYRQYAALYIVVGVTDNENELSVFELLHNFVEVLDQYFSRVSELDIMFNVDRVHILLDEMIQNGLVVETNKSRVLAPLTALDKMADG encoded by the exons ATGATAAAGTTCATGCTCATGGTGAACCGGCAGGGTCAGACCAGACTGTCCAGGTTCTACCAGCCCGTGGAGCTCAGCAGGAGAACGCAGCTGGAGGCCGACGTGGTCCGCTGCTGCCTGAGCCGCAAGAAAGACCAG TGCTCCTTCGTGGAGTACAAAGATTTTAAACTGGTTTACCGCCAGTACGCCGCTCTGTACATCGTGGTCGGCGTCACGGACAACGAG AACGAACTCTCCGTCTTCGAGCTGCTCCATAACTTCGTGGAGGTTCTGGATCAGTACTTCAGCCGCGTG AGTGAACTGGAC ATCATGTTCAACGTGGACCGGGTCCACATCCTCCTGGACGAGATGATCCAGAACGGACTCGTGGTCGAGACCAACAAGAGCCGCGTCCTGGCGCCGCTCACCGCCCTCGACAAGATGGCCGACGGCTGA